One genomic segment of Hevea brasiliensis isolate MT/VB/25A 57/8 chromosome 3, ASM3005281v1, whole genome shotgun sequence includes these proteins:
- the LOC110642854 gene encoding uncharacterized protein LOC110642854, whose translation MEVICNRCVDGGGVLVDEIQSNLSKFGHLGDVQEADASDGDGTSGAEGFQELEPFGHEPVKNSLEKAVALPSEDDEPETALRLLFSGEPIRPALPLVSAMKGSREKLGTSPRKLSVTWAPDVYDPIPNSVSHSVTSKQRKSRKDKGKNSNNNHKKNGKKGQKGNSKGGGGKDKKQLHKTGGRSDKCYKTLNTCDAPDLDEFDVGSPDYCGSSFLKKSPTTFHYPVAEAL comes from the exons ATGGAAGTTATCTGTAATCGATGTGTGGATGGTGGTGGTGTTCTGGTAGACGAAATCCAAAGCAATTTAAGCAAGTTTGGGCATTTAGGGGATGTTCAAGAAGCAGATGCATCTGATGGAGACGGTACCAGTGGTGCAGAGGGATTCCAAGAGCTTGAGCCATTTGGGCATGAACCCGTTAAAAATTCTCTAGAAAAGGCTGTAGCATTGCCATCTGAAGATGATGAACCTGAAACAGCATTGCGGCTGCTGTTCTCTGGGGAGCCCATAAGGCCTGCATTGCCA CTTGTGTCTGCCATGAAAGGTAGTCGAGAAAAACTGGGAACATCCCCAAGAAAGCTGTCTGTGACTTGGGCCCCTGATGTGTATGATCCTATTCCTAATTCAGTATCACACTCTGTTACAAGCAAGCAGAGGAAGTCTAGGAAAGATAAAGGCAAAAATAGCAACAATAACCACAAGAAAAATGGAAAGAAGGGCCAGAAAGGCAACTCAAAAGGAGGAGGTGGTAAAGACAAGAAGCAATTGCACAAAACTGGTGGTAGGTCTGATAAGTGTTATAAAACACTGAACACTTGTGATGCCCCTGACCTTGATGAATTTGATGTTGGAAGCCCAGACTACTGTGGAAGTAGCTTCCTCAAAAAATCCCCCACAACGTTTCACTACCCTGTTGCAGAGGCGTTGTGA
- the LOC110642862 gene encoding arginine biosynthesis bifunctional protein ArgJ, chloroplastic, whose translation MNSCTLHYVSIKLPELHTSKILSPFSLTKRDFKVFAVASSVNEPSNYIPAAPIFLPEGPWKEIPGGITAAKGFKAAGIYGGLRAKGEKPDLALVTCDIDATAAGAFTTNMVAAAPVLYCKKALDISKVARAVLINAGQANAATGDAGYQDVLECADTLAMMLKVKREEVLIESTGVIGQRIKKEALLNAVPRLVNSLTSSIDGALSAAVAITTTDLVSKSVAIESQVGGTNIRVGGMAKGSGMIHPNMATMLGVITTDALVKSDVWRKMVQIAVNRSFNQITVDGDTSTNDTVVALASGLSGSTPISSINCNEAVQLQACLDAVMQGLAKSIAWDGEGATCLIEVIVTGAESEVKAAKIARSVASSSLVKAAVYGRDPNWGRIAAAAGHAGIPFHQNNLHIMLGDILLMDKGQPLAFDRAAAGNYLKKAGETHGTVGIYISVGDGTGSGQAWGCDLSYDYVKINAEYTS comes from the exons ATGAATTCCTGTACTCTTCACTATGTTTCCATTAAACTCCCTGAACTACACACGTCTAAG ATTTTGAGCCCCTTTAGTTTGACTAAGAGGGATTTTAAAGTATTTGCGGTTGCTTCAAGTGTGAACGAGCCGTCCAATTATATCCCAGCGGCTCCCATTTTTCTCCCAGAAGGGCCATGGAAGGAG ATTCCTGGGGGAATTACTGCTGCAAAGGGATTCAAAGCTGCAGGCATCTATGGTGGATTACGTGCCAAGGGAGAGAAACCTGATCTTGCACTTGTCACTTGTGACATCGATGCCACAGCTGCAG GGGCATTCACTACAAACATGGTTGCTGCTGCACCTGTCTTGTATTGTAAAAAAGCATTAGATATTTCCAAAGTG GCACGTGCAGTATTAATAAATGCTGGTCAAGCAAATGCAGCAACA GGTGATGCGGGTTACCAGGATGTGCTAGAATGTGCTGACACCCTGGCTATG ATGCTTAAAGTGAAGCGAGAGGAGGTTTTGATTGAATCCACAGGTGTAATTGGTCAACGAATAAAAAAG GAAGCACTGCTAAATGCAGTTCCAAGATTAGTTAATTCTCTCACATCATCTATTGACGG GGCACTTTCTGCTGCAGTGGCGATTACAACTACCGACCTTGTGAGCAAGAGTGTGGCAATTGAGTCCCAA GTTGGAGGAACAAACATACGAGTTGGAGGAATGGCCAAAGGTTCTGGGATGATCCACCCTAATATGGCCACCATGCTTGGT GTAATAACCACTGATGCACTTGTCAAAAGTGATGTTTGGAGGAAGATGGTACAAATTGCTGTTAATCGGAGTTTCAACCAAATAACA GTAGATGGAGATACTAGTACCAACGATACAGTCGTTGCTTTGGCTAGTGGTTTATCTGGATCAACCCCAATATCATCTATCAACTGCAATGAGGCAGTGCAACTTCAAGCTTGCCTTGATGCA GTAATGCAAGGTCTTGCCAAATCAATAGCTTGGGATGGAGAAGGAGCTACATGCCTAATTGAG GTAATAGTGACTGGTGCAGAAAGTGAGGTGAAAGCAGCAAAGATTGCACGCTCAGTGGCATCTTCTTCACTTGTCAAG GCAGCAGTGTATGGCAGAGATCCAAATTGGGGACGGATTGCTGCTGCTGCTGGCCATGCAGGGATTCCTTTCCACCAGAACAACCTCCACATTATGCTGGGGGATATTTTGCTGATGGATAAGGGGCAACCACTTGCATTTGATAG GGCTGCAGCTGGTAACTATCTCAAGAAGGCTGGTGAGACCCATGGTACAGTTGGAATCTACATTTCTGTGG GTGATGGAACAGGAAGTGGACAAGCATGGGGCTGTGACTTGAGTTATGATTATGTCAAAATAAATGCAGAGTACACATCATAG
- the LOC131168774 gene encoding organelle RRM domain-containing protein 2, mitochondrial-like isoform X1: MAFASTIRRFLSGSASPTLQPQLFSSRLYSTLTSPKLFVCVTGSSLWCKQAGLSRLTTDEKLKEAFSPFGQLVEAKVAVDRVSRRSKGFGFVTYTTIEEAEKARDGMNAKFLDGWVIFVDPAKPREQRPPPAPEPSETGFKINKTIGWCG, encoded by the exons ATGGCGTTCGCTTCAACAATTCGACGCTTTCTTTCAGGCTCAGCTTCTCCTACTCTCCAACCGCAGCTCTTCTCTTCTCGTCTCTACTCAACTCTCACTTCTCCAAAGCTTTTCGTCTGTG TTACTGGCTCTTCTTTATGGTGCAAACAAGCAGGCCTTTCAAGACTAACAACAGATGAGAAGCTTAAAGAGGCATTTTCTCCCTTTGGACAGCTTGTTGAAG CAAAAGTCGCAGTAGACAGGGTCTCTAGAAGATCAAAGGGGTTTGGTTTTGTCACATATACAACAATAGAAGAAGCAGAGAAGGCCAGAGACGGGATGAATGCCAAATTTTTGGATGGATGGGTAATTTTTGTAGATCCTGCCAAGCCAAGAGAGCAGagacctccaccagcaccagagCCTTCTGAAACTGGTTTCAAAATAAATAAGACCATCGGATGGTGTGGGTGA
- the LOC131168774 gene encoding organelle RRM domain-containing protein 2, mitochondrial-like isoform X2 has protein sequence MAFASTIRRFLSGSASPTLQPQLFSSRLYSTLTSPKLFVCGLSRLTTDEKLKEAFSPFGQLVEAKVAVDRVSRRSKGFGFVTYTTIEEAEKARDGMNAKFLDGWVIFVDPAKPREQRPPPAPEPSETGFKINKTIGWCG, from the exons ATGGCGTTCGCTTCAACAATTCGACGCTTTCTTTCAGGCTCAGCTTCTCCTACTCTCCAACCGCAGCTCTTCTCTTCTCGTCTCTACTCAACTCTCACTTCTCCAAAGCTTTTCGTCTGTG GCCTTTCAAGACTAACAACAGATGAGAAGCTTAAAGAGGCATTTTCTCCCTTTGGACAGCTTGTTGAAG CAAAAGTCGCAGTAGACAGGGTCTCTAGAAGATCAAAGGGGTTTGGTTTTGTCACATATACAACAATAGAAGAAGCAGAGAAGGCCAGAGACGGGATGAATGCCAAATTTTTGGATGGATGGGTAATTTTTGTAGATCCTGCCAAGCCAAGAGAGCAGagacctccaccagcaccagagCCTTCTGAAACTGGTTTCAAAATAAATAAGACCATCGGATGGTGTGGGTGA